The stretch of DNA atttgacccgaggaactttctatgtcatttccggagaattttgttccgggacccccagaatcccgaaaaaccgtgtattatacacttcaatttcaccgttcggaaaatcgtgacctgtttctttttctcctgttttttcaatcacgcgtccgagctcatttcagaatcaactgttcaatttcagaaatcaacctgttcgatttgacatcaaataacgagctttaacacatttttcacgataatccgagtttcggcgaattttggtttgtggcacaccggcacccccaaatgtcttccgttggtgctcaaactttgcgtggcgctttatctgacccgaggaactttctatgtgatttcggagaattttgttccgggaccacggaatcccgaaaccgtgtattatacgcttcaatttcaccgttcggaaggtcgtctgcggacctgtttctttttctccccgtttttcaatcacgcatccgagctcatttcaggaatcaacccgttcgatttcagcctcaaataacgagcttgaacacatttttcacgataatccgagttttagcgaatctttggtttgtggtacaccggcacccccaaatgtcttccgttggtgctaaaacNNNNNNNNNNNNNNNNNNNNNNNNNNNNNNNNNNNNNNNNNNNNNNNNNNNNNNNNNNNNNNNNNNNNNNNNNNNNNNNNNNNNNNNNNNNNNNNNNNNNNNNNNNNNNNNNNNNNNNNNNNNNNNNNNNNNNNNNNNNNNNNNNNNNNNNNNNNNNNNNNNNNNNNNNNNNNNNNNNNNNNNNNNNNNNNNNNNNNNNNNNNNNNNNNNNNNNNNNNNNNNNNNNNNNNNNNNNNNNNNNNNNNNNNNNNNNNNNNNNNNNNNNNNNNNNNNNNNNNNNNNNNNNNNNNNNNNNNNNNNNNNNNNNNNNNNNNNNNNNNNNNNNNNNNNNNNNNNNNNNNNNNNNNNNNNNNNNNNNNNNNNNNNNNNNNNNNNNNNNNNNNNNNNNNNNNNNNNNNNNNNNNNNNNNNNNNNNNNNNNNNNNNNNNNNNNNNNNNNNNNNNNNNNNNNNNNNNNNNNNNNNNNNNNNNNNNNNNNNNNNNNNNNNNNNNNNNNNNNTATATTAATAttcattatccgaggctgaaatcgaataggttaacttctgaaatgacctcggacgcgtgacaggacaaccgggagaaaaagaaacagggtccggtacgacattccgaacggttgaaattgaagtgtataatacacggtttttcgtgattccagcgttccggaacaaaattctccagaaatcacactgaaagttcctcgggtcagataaagcggccacgcaaaatttgagtagcaacggaaaacatttgggggtgccggtatgccataaacaagctttcgtcgaacctcggataatcttgaaaatgtattaatactcgttatccgaaaatgaaatcgaataggttaacttctgaaatgacctcggacgcgtgatagaaaaccaggagaaaaagaaactgggtccggtacgacctcccgaacggctgaaattgaaatttataaatacacggtttttcgggatttcagggttccggaacaaaattttccggaaatcgcactgaaagttcctcgggtcagataaagcggccacgcaaaatttgagtagcaacggaagacatttgggggtgccgatatgccataaacaagctttcgtcgaacctcggataatcttgaaaatgtattaatactcgttatccgaaactgaaatcgagtaggttaacttctgaaatgacctcggacgcgtgatagacaaccaggagaaaaagaaactgggtccggtacgacctcccaaacggctgaaattgaagtgtataaatacacgattttccgggattccagggtcccggaacaaaattctccggaaatcacacagaaagttccttgggtcagagaaagcggccacgcaaaatttgattaTCAACGGAAGACAGTTGGGGGTgtcggtataccataaaccagcattcgttgaatctcggataatcgtcaaaaatgtattaatagtttttatccgaggctgaaaccgaataggttaactcctgaaatgacctcggacccTTGATAGAAAAACCGatagaaaaagaaacggggtccggtacgacattccgaacggttgaaattgaagtgtataatacacggtttttcgggattccagggttccggaacaaaattctccaaaaatcacactgaaagttcctcgggttagataaaacggccacgcaaaatttgagtagcaacggaaaacatttaggggtgccggtatgccataaacaagctttcgtcgaacctcggacaatcttgaaaatgtattaatactcgttatccgaaactgaaatcgaataagttaacttctaaaatgacctcggacgcgtgatagaaaaccaggagaaaaagaaactgggtccggtacgacctcccgaacggctgaaattgaagtgtataaatacacggtttttcgggatttcagggttccggaacaaaattttccggaaatcgcactgaaagttcctcgggccagataaagcggccacgcaaaatttgagtagcaacggaagacatttgggggtgccggtatgccataaacaagctttcgtcgaacctcagataatcttgaaaatgtattaatactcgttatccgaaactgaaatcgaataggttaacttctgaaatgacttcggacgcgtgatagaaaaagcagatgaaaaagaaactgggtccggtacaacctcctgaacggctgaaattgaagtgtataaatacacggtttttcgggattctagggtcccggaaaaaattcttcggaaatcacacagaaagttccttggtcagagaaagcggccacgcaaaatttgagtagcaacggaagacagttGGGGGTGCCGttataccataaaccagcattcgtggaacctcggataatcgtcaaaaatgtattaatagtctttatccgaggctgaaatcgaataggttaactcctgaaatgacctcggacgcttgatacaaaaaccgagagaaaaagaaacagggtcatgtacgacattccgaacggttaaaattgaagtgtataatacacggtttttcggaattccagggtcccggaacataattctccagaaatcgcactgaaagttcctcgggtcagataaagcggccacgcaaaatttgagtagcaacggaaaacatttgggggtgccggtatgccataaaccagcattcgtcgaaccttggataatcgtgaaatgaACTATGACGTGTGTTAGAACTATGACGTGTGTtagaaaacaacaacaacaacaacaacaacaacatcagagccttaatcccaaaatgatttggggtcggctcacatgaatcatcttttcgaaCAGTCcgtgggtgaacgcacgcctcaaaatgcgaataaaaaagggaagatgaaaaacaaaaaggaagaacgaaaatgtaatggaaagtcaaggtgaacttaggggttttaaaatcgaattccgtctttcttttataaaaacttaaaatttaaatcgagagaaaatattaaaacgatttttaaaaaccgaaatagagttaaggatccggaatgaaccaggtaaaatctataagaaagtggttggtgaaaaagtgtaataaagaagagaaaaataaattaattaatttctttaaattaaataaaaaaacactaaatctgtcaaaaaaacatcaaatactaaaaatccacatgtatcctttccctccattgtgccatcttcgtcaccatactctcctcaagccccagaactctcatatcgctTTCTATCACTCAACAACCACGTATCAGatcggtcttcctctacctctagggacgTGTGATAgaaaaaaccggagaaaaagaaatgCAGTCCTGTGATTGTCTGACACTCCCCGAACTACCaaatcaaattgaagtgtataatacacggtttttcgggattccagggttccagaaaaaaattctctggaaatcacactgagataaaacggccacgcaaaatttgagtagcaacggaacatCATTTTCACCATTTCCGACCACCATACCCTACCACCACTACATGCACCGCGCTCTCTTTTCATCGTCTATATCACCCCCCTAATCGCCACCTACCACCAACAGTGGGTGCGTGTGATTGTTTCTGAAACTTTAACCCCAAATTAATTTGGGGGAAATTTTCAATTAGGgttgataagttaattaatttggGAAAAATATCAATTTGTGATTTCTTAATTCTACTGTATTTCCGACAAAGTTAAAGCAGGTTTTTGGGTTGAATTTGTGGCGAGTGTTCATTGGATGCAAGGTTTGTGAGTGGAGATTCGTGATTTTGGTGGCAGTGGTGGAGATAGGGTGATGGTGAATTGTTGATGGTGTGATTGACGATGATGGAATTAGTAGCAATGGCCGGAGATGGTGACAAGGTGGTACTTTAATGGTGAAGGTCAAGAAGATGAAGTAAACTATATGTAAACACTAAACAGTGGGGTTTGGGATGAAAATTATAGAGAGATTATtattttctctttatttatttttttaaatttgcATGCCAATCATCTTACCTGAGATAACAGGTTGGAAATTACTCGAGTCTATTATGAGAAGCGAGGGTCAATTGTGCGGTTTATTCCGAGATTGAATGAAGTTGGGATTATTTTGAGAAGACCGTCTATAGTTTGAATTATTCCTGTCAAATAATCCTTTATATTATTGTTCCGATGATGAACCAGCCTGCACTGTTGCTGTGTGCAAGTGTGCAACTACAGTCTCAGTGTTCGATTTCTGGCAGTTGGTCGTTCTTGCTCAATGATCCTCATCATTGCAGTGCTGTTGTTCAGGTGCTGAAATTCATAGTTTACTTGAATAAGAATTACATTCTCCAAATTAATCGGCGTTTTCTTTCTTCTCTTTAAGTCTAGCGGATCAAAATTCAACCTTTCTTCACAAttcaatacaaaaaaaaaatactcgaATAAAATAATCTTTAATAAAATATGAGAAATAAGGAAACAAAAGAGCATCAGCAAGTACTTAATTAAATAACGCAAAAATGGAAATTACAAGGCGCCGGTTGGATATAAAGGCTCGCTGCAATATATGATAGAACATGAGTTGGATGCCCTCGGCAGCTCTTCAATTGTCTTCTCATATTGATCAAAATTAGGAGCTTCAGATCGAACTCCGTCACAAGGTATGCGATTCTTTATTGGCAAGCATATAACAAACTCCTTCAAAACTGATGTGTTACCAAGAAGAAATTTCATCATATTTACTTCTTGGTCACATCCACAACAATAGCTAATCACGATTTTTTTAAGATGAGATTTGCAGCATGACGGGATTCTTTCAATTGTTCTCCAACCATCGGCTTCCAAAGTGGCCGCCTCCACATCATCCGGCAAATCAGAAACAAATTTACTTGATGAATGTTCAAAAAAACCCTGCAAATAACACAATTAGCTTTTCTATCCATCATTTTTTTACAAAATCAGGTTTAATGGTACAAATATCCAGATTCACAGGAACAGCACCATTTTGTCAGCTCCTATATAATAGACAGGAAAAAAAATACGGACTAACCTCAGGAAAAATAAGTGTTTCTAACAAAGGTGAACATTGAAGAATCAACAACAGCACAATATCCCATCTTCCGCTACAGAACTTATTAAGTAATGAGCCAAGCTTTAGAAATCTTAGATTATGAAACGTCGGTAGCTGATCCTTCAACTCAGCAGCAAAAAAGAAAATCTGCAATAAAAGAAAACCTTCAAACTACATAAGAAATCTACTACCAGCAAAAAAGAAAATCTGCAATATCATAGAGCATATAGGACAAAAAAATTTGGAAAGACGAACCTCAGGTAAGATTCCGAGCAAAGATAATTGTTGAACATTAGACAAGGCTTTTGCAAGGCTAAGCTGGACCCGGAAAGAAGGCAGTAAAGTGTCGAATTGCAAAGGGTACTCAATAAACATGTAAGCTTCGACAAGAGCATTCATATGAGCAAAAGAGAATTTATGTGGTACATTGCCGGTGTATTTAAAATACTCCAAATTAGGGGTGTCAATTAGCACAAGGTCACTGTTTTTCATTTCATCATCATAGTTGAAAATAACGAGGGCGAATCTCCGAATTGAA from Silene latifolia isolate original U9 population chromosome 10, ASM4854445v1, whole genome shotgun sequence encodes:
- the LOC141609520 gene encoding F-box/LRR-repeat protein At3g59190-like, whose product is MASMDSNLKRCCVDRLTSLHDDLLTRILSMLPTKDAAATQVLSKRMKQSFCCITSIDLDDSPISYCVERHPHLVERFSLFESFVDNVLHKLSLFQQPLTRFRLHLGGDKKILARSYYKGHRCKKDCFPDPQPTRLYTWISYPLAHCGLRELDLSFHVRNPCEYKLPPELFVSQSLEVLRLGSNLEINNETDFLVICLPNLKLLHLHSFELADDDFVTRLVSSCPALEDLSITYCWWSVLDCVIISSHSIRRFALVIFNYDDEMKNSDLVLIDTPNLEYFKYTGNVPHKFSFAHMNALVEAYMFIEYPLQFDTLLPSFRVQLSLAKALSNVQQLSLLGILPEIFFFAAELKDQLPTFHNLRFLKLGSLLNKFCSGRWDIVLLLILQCSPLLETLIFPEGFFEHSSSKFVSDLPDDVEAATLEADGWRTIERIPSCCKSHLKKIVISYCCGCDQEVNMMKFLLGNTSVLKEFVICLPIKNRIPCDGVRSEAPNFDQYEKTIEELPRASNSCSIIYCSEPLYPTGAL